GTGTCTGATCAGCAAAATCATTTTCGCTCTGGCGCTCATTGGCCAGTGTCGGGCCGGAGTCGATGGCGTTGACACGAATATGCGGCGCCAGATTTTGCGCCAGTAGCTGTGTTGCACTCCAGAGTGCCGATTTCGACAAGGTGTAGTAGAAACGCCGGGGCGCAAGCCGCCAAACCCGCTGGTCGATGATGTTGACGATCAGCCCCTCACGGTCTTTCTGCAGGCTGCCAGCCATGGCCTCGGCCAGGATCAGCGGGGCTTTCAGGTGAATCGCAAAATGCAGATCGAACACCGCATCGTCGAGCGCCCGTATGTCGTCATCTTCGAACACCGAGGCGTTGTTGACGATCAGATCGGGTGAGTCCATCCGCGCCGAGACGTCGGCATGGAGTTGCCGCACGGCGCTGCCGTCGGACAGATCGGCGACAAACACCTCGGCTACGCCGCCATTCGAACGTATTGTGTCCACCACAGCCTCGGCCCGGCCGCTGTTGGCATGAACTGCCACCTGGAAGCCATGGGCGGCCAGGTCCAGAGCTATGGCCTTGCCGATCCTGCGACCGGCGCCGGTGATCAATGCTGTCGGCGTAAACGAAGTCATCAGTTTGTCAGTCCATATCTGCCACCGTAACGCGGTCAGCCATCAAAATACCGATAGGATATAGGCTGTGAAGAGCGCAAGCATGGCCAGCCCACCGTACTTTTTCAACGGTATGTTCCAGTGCGCCAGCGCCACAACCAATAGGCTCGCGGCCAGCATCACCCACATGTCGATGGAGATGATCCGGGCATCGACCTCGAGCGGTAAAATCAGCGAGGTGCCGCCCAGAATCAGACCTATGTTGAAAATGTTGGAGCCCACCACATTGCCGATCGCCACGGCGCCGGATCTGCGCCAGGCGGCCATCACCGATGTCACCAGTTCCGGCAGCGATGTGCCGATGGCGACAATGGTCAGCCCGATCGCCGTCTCCGAAGCGCCCAGCATACGGGCGATATGCGCGGCTCCTTCCACCGTCAGCCAGGCGCCGATCGGCAGGCCGATCAGGCCGCCGAGAATGAAGGCGATGGTCTTCCAGTTTTGCTGCGGCAGGTCGGGTACGTCGTCGTGATAGTCAGACGGCGGCGCCATGCCACATTTCCGCGCGGCCATGATCTGCCAACCCAGATAGGCGCCCATCATCGCCAGCAGAATGGCGCCGTCGAGACGGCCGAGCCCGTCAAAGGCCATCATCACCATCAACGCGACACTCATGCCCACCATCACCGCCAGCGAGATGCCGATGCCATCCTCGCGGCAATTGATGGTCATCAGCAGCGCCGGCGCGCCCAACACCAGAAGCACGTTGGCGATGTTGGAGCCGACCACATTGCCGATGGCGATTCCGGATACCCCGTCGAAGGCGGCCTGCAGCGAGACGAACAATTCCGGCGCCGACGTGCCGAACGCCACAATGGTTAAGCCGATGATCAGCGGGTCGATCGACAATTTCTCGGCCAGCGCCACGGCGCCGCGAACCAGATAGTCGCCGGCAAACACAAGGACGACCAAACCCGCAATCAGGGTCAAAATGCTCAACATGCCGGGGAATCAACGCTCGCGATTAGGAATGGACCTGATCACATATAGGCCTCGCAGCCTTATCCGCAATGGAGCGGGCGAAAACACCACAGTCAAATTGTTGCCTGAAAGCCACAGTTCTGCATGCCCTTTTTCTGCCGCTGTGATTCCACATTCCTGCTTCGCGGCTGCCGCATTCGACCTCCATCTTGGCAGCTGTTGGGGGCGTGAAATCAACCGACCCCGGCCTTAGCGGCCCGCTGTTATGCGTCGGGCCGAACAAACCAAGGAGAATGACATGCGTATTCGTAAACTGGCACTGCTGGCTGCAGCTCTTTCTGTGCCGCTCGCCACCCCCGTGCTGGCCGCGGACGCGATCCTCGAACAAGCCCCTGAGCCGCCGATGGCGGAA
This DNA window, taken from Hoeflea algicola, encodes the following:
- a CDS encoding calcium/sodium antiporter, encoding MLSILTLIAGLVVLVFAGDYLVRGAVALAEKLSIDPLIIGLTIVAFGTSAPELFVSLQAAFDGVSGIAIGNVVGSNIANVLLVLGAPALLMTINCREDGIGISLAVMVGMSVALMVMMAFDGLGRLDGAILLAMMGAYLGWQIMAARKCGMAPPSDYHDDVPDLPQQNWKTIAFILGGLIGLPIGAWLTVEGAAHIARMLGASETAIGLTIVAIGTSLPELVTSVMAAWRRSGAVAIGNVVGSNIFNIGLILGGTSLILPLEVDARIISIDMWVMLAASLLVVALAHWNIPLKKYGGLAMLALFTAYILSVF
- a CDS encoding SDR family oxidoreductase; this translates as MTSFTPTALITGAGRRIGKAIALDLAAHGFQVAVHANSGRAEAVVDTIRSNGGVAEVFVADLSDGSAVRQLHADVSARMDSPDLIVNNASVFEDDDIRALDDAVFDLHFAIHLKAPLILAEAMAGSLQKDREGLIVNIIDQRVWRLAPRRFYYTLSKSALWSATQLLAQNLAPHIRVNAIDSGPTLANERQSENDFADQTRAVPLGHDSDLTEFGATIRYLHQARSITGQVIALDGVQHLAGQTPVVANIAE